The sequence below is a genomic window from Humulus lupulus chromosome 3, drHumLupu1.1, whole genome shotgun sequence.
TGCATAAGCTATGTCTTTGATGACATTAATTCTCTTACTCCAATCTAATTCCACAGCTTCTAAATCATCGCTTAGAACACAAAACAAGCTTCCTCTTTCCATATACTCGTAAATCAAAAACATGCTTCTTTTGTTCAAACAGAATCCATAGAGTCTTATGATATTTTTGTGACGAATTTTAGTCAACGTTTCTACCTCATTCTCAAAACTCTTTCTGAATGATACTTCTTCTGCCTCTGAACTGTGAAGCTTCTTCAAGGCAACTACTTTGCCACTAGGTAGTTGTGCTCTATATACACTACCGTAACCACCTGTTCCAACGCAATATCGAATGTCAAAATCTTCCGTTGCTTTTAGGATATCTTCAAATGCAATTTTCCCATCATAATTCCATACGGacaatatatcaccattttttgAAGCTCCTTTAGTAGGTTGGACTTGTCTAGTTTTGAAATGACACTTATCGGCCAACAGAAATAAATTGATCAAACAAAAGGCAAAGAAGGCCAAGACGATGCAAATAATGATCGCAACTTGAGGGGTAGACTTGGGGGGTAGACTTGGCGATGGAGTTGGGGGGGTAGACTTGGGGCATTGAAGGGGATGGTTGAAAGAAATGATGTCACCTTCAACAGGCTCTTCGCCAGTTGGACCCTTTAAAGAGTTGTAAGACAGATCCAAAGACTCTAATATTGACAAGCAGGCAAATTCAGAAGGTATGATCCCTGATATGTTGTTATGTGATAAGTCCAAGAAAGTCAGCTTTCTGAGCTTTACAATATTTGAATCCATGGAACCATATATTCTATTTGAACCTAGTGAAAGAACTTCAATTGATTGCAAAACCGTAAGAATTGGCATAATTGGACAACTGAGGTTGTTGGAACTAACATCCAGAAATGTTAAGTTCTTCAAATTTGAAATTTCTAATGGAATGCAACCAATCAATTGATTTTGGCTAAGGACTAACGACTCTAGGTTTCTTAGTTTTCTAATTTCCAGAGGGAGTGGACCATCAAATTCGTTTGAACTAAGGTCCAACTCCACCAAATTGGTTAGATCACCCAAAGCCGGAGGTATGGAACCATTGATTTTGTTGTGGGAAAATGATAGGGAAGTCAATCTGTTCAGCTGGAATATACTGGATGGGAGTTGTCCTTGGAGGCTGTTGTAAGACAGGTCAAGAGAAACCATGTTCTTCAGCTTTCCTAAATCAATTGGAATAGACCCATTAATTTGATTAGATGACATATGTAGATGAGTGAGGTTGGAAAAAAGAGCAACAGTTAAAGGAATTGGACAACTGAGGTTGTTGGAACTAAGATCCAGAAATGTAAAGTTCTTCAAATTTGCAATTTCTAATGGAATGCAACCAATCAATTGATTTTGGCTAAGGTCCAACTCCACCAAATTGGTTAGATCACCCAAAGCCGGAGGTATGGAACCATTGATTTTGTTGTAGGAAAATGATAGGGAAGTCAATCTGTTCAGCTGGAATATACTGGATGGGAGTTGTCCTTGGAGGCTGTTGTAAGACAGGTCAAGAGAAACCATGTTCTTCAGCTTTCTTAAATCAATTGGAATAGACCCATTAATTTGATTAGATGACATATGTAGATGAGTGAGGTTGGAAAAAAGAGCAATAGTTGAAGGAATTGGACCGCTAAAATAGTTATAGCTGAAATTTAATGCAATAAGATTCTTTAAACTACCCAATTCTCTTGGAATTGAACCATATAGGTTATTATAAGAAAGATCAAACACCATCAACCTGGAGAGGTTGGCAATTGAAAGAGGTAATTGGCCTGTTAGACAATTTTTGGAAAGGTGAAGGTGGGTGAGCTTTGAAAGAGTACCTATGTGGGATGGAATATCTCCATAAAGCCCGGCAGAGGAAAGATTCAGATGGACTAAGTTTGGAAAGCAAGACCAGTTGAATTTCTCCAATGACCAGAATtcacaatattcacaataatCATAAGAAAGAGTAATTTGAGTAATCTGTCGAGCGGGGTCGCAAGTGATACCAGACCAAGTGCAATATTGGGTTGCATTGTCGACAGAGTCGTGGCTGCACCACCCACTTAGCAGCAATGAAAGCACTTCATGTTGATCTTCGTCGTACGGTGAAGCTTGAACTAAGACATTGGCTGCATAGACTAGTCCTACAATAATGAGTATTAAAGTGGAGGATTTAATGGTTTACAAAGATGAGTGAGTGACTGCTTCCACAGTCAGCTTGAACTTGAAGACGTTATTATATAGTAATTTGTGACAGTGACACAAGAATAATTGAACCACGTGGTAAACACGGCCACACTGTCATTCTTATTgacttttaatttatatattttactttatctCATATGATATGATGAACTTTTTAATcaacatcataataaaatattgacTGGACATGGGGCATGCAATCAACATCAACAGCGACACTTGAAGCCAATTTTTCCATTTTCAAAATTAACTTTGCATTGAATGATGATGATTTTAATTGGATAATCAATTGACAAAATGTTATTTGACAGGGAAGGGGCTACTTCCACTTCAATGACTCCAACGTGATTGAAGGGCTCGGGCAATATTCCCACTATGAATTAcccaaaggctgcaatggccttgCCGTTTCCTGATATTCTGTCTTAACAtgttaacaggttaagaactttttACGCATCCCATTACGTCCCTCTTCACCTCAGGCtatcactataaagctttcacatcctgttacctcttcacgatgcctgaatgaagcgaataaaagaatagcatgagattcatccagaatctcttagTTAATCCCAATGTCCATCAGATCCCGAGTCCGATCTTTATACCAGAACAAATCCATATCTTTCGCtgcacaactcttagctaatccagctaaagctttccattcaaacTTGCCcatctgtggctcacttaactaTCTTTCCTTTTtaatctttcttgagataataatctcaaacaataaactggccacctggcccaccagaaactctactccagtCCTGCTCAGATTCTTTAGTCAACATATTGCATAGGCAGTCACTTTCCTCTaccactaggatgtcataacaatccactaaCTGATTCTGGTCTATAAAAGACCCAACACATTtttccccaaggcacctgaaatatctttaccaaccatggacactcctgtccccaaggcactcttcattCTTGGCAATTCTCCGCACAGAGAAAACACCACTCTACCATCATCTAAACCGATCATAAATCCCAtccaaataaacctttgaatgctctattcatctgaCTCACAAACACTTAGCGttaaaccaattctcaagacatattcaGCACTTGCAGTGCTCCAAACCAATACTAACACAATCCTTTATATAACTTcctctccctgatctctagctggtcctaaccagatccaagatcaaccttaaagaattccatcttactcaacaATTAAACCttttaattcttataactccACTGAGCCACTCAATACAGTACTTACATCTGATTCTATTTCTGACACTACTCCAATCACCATTATAGTCTTTTTATGACAAGAAGCCTTGACAGACCATCTGGTAACACATTcagaacccacagactaatccagtctgtcctgatctcactggtACAATCCAGGTGATATCCATCACGCTAGCTAAGAGCTCCTCACATCCCCCTGCGCAAAACTCTAGCTCTCGCTACAAGTATCATAAGCATGCAGAACCGTGCACCATACCAACTAACACAAGGCTCTCCACTCCCAAGCCCAagaattactatactttccttgtcATTCACGATTGCTATTTAATTACTTAcccaatccaaaccctggatcaaaccaaagcctgtcataaccagctttatcagaatacctgatgagtcctttccataacccaactcatctcttaagttgccaataccgtattacatttcccatcacaacataaccatgtgatccacATATATACCATCTTTATACCTTTCTCTATATATATACCAACAAAAGAAAAGCATGGTACCAAAGCCAAACAACATAACTCAAAACTCAGGGCTAGTAAACTGACCTGTcacccccgaggaactagtctcggtctcagactctaattgccctggaataaacactTGAGTTCGAATCGAGCTATCTATCCTCCTCTGTtcaagctctcttagccttgggcaattcttcttacgatgtccaaacattcCGCAAAAGAAGCATGCCTTTGCTctgcattctcccaaatgatgcttCTTACACCGAGCGCATTCTGGGTATGGCTTCCAACTTTTCTTCTTTCTTACTCccataagtggagataccactatctgagttccgtgctctccagcacttttctgcccaatctgatgtcctatgctctcaacaacaagagccttcatCAGCGACATCTTCAGTGCTCCAGGCAGCTTCTGCAACTTCCGGCGACATCTTCGGTGCTCCAGGCGGTTCTGCAACTTCCGACGTCATCTTCGGCAACATCTTCGGCGCTCTAGGCGGTCTGCAACTCCAGGGGAAATCTCTGTCCAACCCTCCTCGACAATCTCAGTCTTATATTCACTCTCACATATTCAGCCAACCTTTCCTTATCCTCTCACATCTCCCTGGcataaaacaattttttattCACTCTCACATATTCAGCCAACCTTTCTTTATTCACGCCTCTCATGTCTCCCTGCCATAACACAATTTTTTATTTGATACATCCCCACTTGTCAGCCACCCCTAGCCACGTGTCATCATGTCAAGCAGTGATGAAATTTCTTCTCAAATTAGTGGGCCTAACTCAAATCCAGCCCAAAGTCAGTCCTTTGGCTCCATTTATAGTCATGATACCAGCTCTCTCCACATTACAGCCCACAAACTTGATGGTAGAAACTATTTACAGTGGGCACAGTCAGTAAAGTTAGTCATTTGTGGACGTGGAAAACTCGGATATCTCACCGGTGACCTTCCTGCCCCTCCATTGACTGACTCAACCTACAAGGTATGGCAGGCTGAGAATTCTATTATACTTGCATGGCTTATTAATTCAATGGATCCAAAGATCAGTCGcaggtatttattttttaaaactgcTAAGGAAGTATGGGATGCTGCAAAAAAGATGTACTCTGATCTTGGGAATGCCTCTAAGATTTTTGAAATTCGTACCAAACTCAAAGAAATCAAGCAAGGTAATCACACTGTTACCCAATATTTTTCAAACTTACAAGACCTGTGGCAGGAACTCGATTTGTATCTGGATACCACTCCTTTGTGTGCCACCTGCACCACTCTTCAGCGCCAACAATTAGAAAAAGAGCGGGTCTTTGAATTTCTTACTGGGTTGAACAGTAATCTTGATGAAGTTCAAGGTCGTTTGGTGAGTCGTTCTCCATTTCCTGACACTGAAGAAGCTTTCTCTAAGGTCAGACGTGAAGAAGCACGTCGTCGCGTCATGCTCACTACTCAAGAATTATCGCCCGTAGAGAGTTCAGCTCTTGTCTCAAAATCTGGTCCACCACCGTTTGGCAGATCAAATCCTGATCCTCGACCTAATCACAAGGGTGATCGACCTTGGTGTGATCACTGTCAACGTCATGGTCACACTCGCTCCACTTGTTGGGAAATTCATGGTAAACCACCAAATTGGACTCCCCGTCGGCAAAATGACAGAAAGGCCTACCAAACCCAGTCTGAGAATAGCACTACTCAAAGCGGTACTGCTGCCCTTTCATTCAGTAAGGAACAACTCGAACATTTATACACACTCCTTGGTCAATCCTCCATAAAACCCAAATCTGGTCCCGAGTCTCATAGTGCTTTTGTTGCACACTCTGGTAATTTCTCTTCCGCTTCCCATACACCATGGATCATCGATTCAGGGGCGACTGATCACATGACAGGTTTACTTCATTTGTTTGATTCTTATAGTCCCTGCTCTACTGCCTCTAGTGTTAAGATTGCAGATGGTACTCACTCACCTATTGCTGGCATTGGCACCATAAAATTGTCTACTGATTTATTTCTTAAATCAGTTCTCTTTGTTCCTTCCTTAAAATGCAACTTAATCTTTGTTCAAAAATTAACCTCTGATAATCACTGTCTTGCTAAATTTATGTCTGATTCTTGTCAATTTTAGGATCTATCATCGGGGAGGACGATTGGCAGTGCTAGGATTCGTGACGACCTTTATTTCTTTCAGCACCCAAACAAAGAGTTGCCTTACCTGCACTGTTTAACTTCAAGTTCTATTTCTAATTCATCTTTTGATGCAACTTCTCAAAAAATTATGTTGTGGCATTGTCGACTTGGACATCCAAGTTTTTTATATTTAAGACATTTgtttccttttttgtttttaaataaaaatgttgcGGATTTTCAATGTGATATTTGCCAACTTGCTAAACATACTCGTGTTTCATTTCCTCACAAACTGTATACACCCTCTAGTCCTTTCTCTCTTATTCATAGTGACGTATGGGGACCATCCAAGGTCACGACTTCTTCTGGTAAACGTTGGTTTATTATATTCATTCATGACCATACACGAATTACTTGGGTGTACCTTCTTAGGCACAAATCCGAAACCTGTCAGGTATTCCAAAACTTCCACAAAATGATCCAAACACAGTACCAGACATCTATTCGGACACTTCGTACCGATAACGGTACTGAATACTTCAATACCACTCTTGGTCCCTACCTTCTACAAAATGGGATTGTTCACCAGAGCTCGTGTGTAGATACTCCGCAGCAGAATGGAGTAGCCGAAAGGAAAAATCGTCACCTCTTAGAAGTAGCCCGTGCTATCATGTTCAACATGAATGTTCCAAAATATCTTTGGGGCGATGCTGTTCTCACTGCTACTTATCTAATCAATCTCCTTCCCAGTCGGCCTCTTCAATTTAAGACACCATATTCTATTCTTCAGTTTCTTTATCCTCACATTTCCACAAATACTCTGCCAGTAAAAGTCTTTGGGTGCACCACCTTTGTCCATGTGCACTCCCAACACCGGAGTAAACTTGATCCTAAAGCCATAAAAACAGTTTTCCTAGGATATCCTCCTACACAGAAAGGCTATTGCTGTTACTGTCCCCTCACCAAGAAAATCTACATCTCTCGCGATGTAACTTTTTTCGAAAATACTCCATACTTCAGTCCCACTCAGCTTCAGGGGGAGCATATTCATCACAAGCAAGAAGCTCAGTGGTCGTGGGGTTTAGAATTACCCCTAGACTTGTCCTTTCCTCCAGTGAATGAAATCATTCCCGAACTAGAAAATCTTCCACCTTCTCATGACTCTCAAAATCAAAACATGCAGAAAGAAATTCGGGTGTATACCagaagagaaagaaataaacaagTGACGAATTCTCATCACAGTCAAGAGGCCGATCCAGTGATAGAACCACCTCAGTTAAAAGATTCAGGTACTCTACCCTCAAACACTCAATTAGATCTAGATATTCTTATTGCTTTAAGAAAAGGAAGTAGATCTTGCACCCAACACCCTATTTCAAAATTCATCTCTTATGCAAAATTATCCTCTCCATTTAAAGCTTTTACCACTAGTCTATCAGATGTTGTGATTCCCAGAAATATCAATGAAGCACTTGGTACTCCTCAATGGAAGACAGCAGTTCTCGAAGAGATGAAAGCACTTGAGCAGAATGGTACTTGGCGATTAGTGGAGTTACCACCAGATAAGAAAgtaatagggtgcaaatgggtgttcACAGTAAAATATAATGCAAATGGATCTATTGAAAGGTACAAAGCTCGGTTAGTTGCCAAGGGTTTTACTCAAACCTACGGAATTGACTACACTGAAACATTCGCTCCGGTTGCCAAACTCAATACCATCAGAGTATTGCTCTCGCTTGCAGTCAACTTAAATTGGGAATTACATCAACTTGATGTAAAAAATGCATTCTTAAATGGTGAGCTGGAAGAAGAAGTGTACATGAGTCAGCCTCCGGGTTTTGAAGAATCTCCCAATACAACCAAAGTTTGCAAGCTAAACAAATCGCTCTACGGTCAAACAATCTCCTCGTGCATGGTTCAATCGGTTCTTGAAGGTTATCAAGGAACTTGGATACATACAAGGTCAGactgaccatactctcttcatcAAACACTTAGAAAGAGGGAAAATGTCAGTTCTGattgtatatgttgatgatatcattGTCACTGGCAACCATACTGAAGAGGTGATTCGGATTAAAGAAATGTTGGCAAAGGAGTTCGAAGTCAAGGATCTCTGTGAACTCAGATATTTTCTTTGAATGGAATTTGCTAGAAGCAAAAATGGAATTTCTGTTTCTCAAAGAAAATACACTCTTGATCTCTTGAATGAGACAGGAATGCTAGGCAGTAAACCTAGCAAAACTCCAATCGAGCTCGGAGACAAGAGGAAAATGTTTGAAGGAAACCCAGTTGACAAAGAAAGGTACCAACAACTAGTAGGAAAGCTTATCTACCTCTCTCATACCAGACCAGATATTGCCTTTGCAGTAAGTCTGGTCAGTCAATACATGCATGATCCATGTCAAGGACATCTTAATGCAGTATATAGAATTCTGAGGTATTTAAAGCAAACACCAGGAAAAGGTCTTTTCTTCAAAAAGACTACTGAAAGAAAAGTTGAAGTATTCACAGATGCAGACTGGACTGGGTCAGTTGATGATAGAAAATCTACATCTGGATATTGTACAATTGTATGGGGCAATGTGGTAACATGGCGAAGTAAAAAGCAAACAGTGGTTGCAAGAAGCAGTGCCGAAGAAGAGTATAGAGCCATGGCCCACGGAATATGTGAAGCGATATGGATCAGACGCCTGTTAAGAGAACTAAAGATTGAATATGAAGCTCCCATTCAGCTTTACTGTGATAATCAATCTACCATCAGTATTGCACGCAACCCTATACATCATGACAGAACTAAACACGTGGAAGTAGATCATCACTTTATCAAAGAGAAGATTGATGGGGGAATTGTCAACATCAAATATGTTCATACAGATCAACAATTGGTTGATATTCTCACAAAGGGGTTATCTGAGCGAGTATTTGAGTTCCTAGTAAACAAGCTTGGACTCATCAATATCTATggtccagcttgagggggagtgttaacAGTCAGAAAATAATGTCAATACGTTACAAATGGATGTTTTCGTTTCCTAAAGTCTATAGGAATTCTCTTTTATTGTATTTATGTTGTATTAATGTGTAGATCTGTATATAAGCCTAAGTTCTAGCTTGTAAAATACACAGAAATAAACACATACTTTTCTCTCCCAGTTTtataggtttccacaccaatatctagcctccaagagatcaatccaacctaatccaagtagtagggacactcccgaggcccatagctaagtttccggggtcaaaacgagcaaacggggtgaaaacagggcaagggctgcagccctagcaccttgggccgcggcccccagggttctctgaggcaagggccgcggcgcccagcaaggccaatttcctgacacctgcttcattgaactagggccgcggcgctcaagaacagggccgcggcccccaaccccgggccattcccaaacgtgttttaagcactccaaaaacatacccaaacattccccaataatcaaatcaaagttcccaagcttcccaatactccaaaaccctcaaaacccaagtttcaaactaaccaaaaactcaacaattcacaaagtccaattctaagcttaaaaactttaaaaacttaaaacttagattacctttgattgggttgttttccgtcaaatccttcggttaagaagcttctaatatttcctaggatctctatgcctcgatcctcgcttgattccgactcctagaactcaagatttcctcaatgATACTCAAACAGTATAACAGACTGttgagagagagaacgagaggttttctaacgtacgttcttatctgggaagctacttcaagcataagtaacctcaaataaaacctagtgctcggggtcccgaaaacacccccggggatactatagtcaaaacttccagaattccatcctgatttcaaatactcccaatctatcaccaaataaacatttctattaccccgaaattgaccccgttatgacaaaaccgctaatccatatatatgaccgtctcatgccgaatagctcgaatatatctccataataataaaatctcattcacaaattacaatatgcacccaattaacaaatatgccctcagcaggccaaattaccaaaatgcccttatcattataaatacactcatatgcatgcatttattatcatataataatataattcacattaacacgcatatgatcattaaataccataataaatcaattatggccctcccgacctcctaatcaaagtcctaaaccttattaggaaatttggggcattacaacttgtcTTCTTGTAGTTGGATCTCCAAGTTTTTGGAATGCTCCAAATTCTACTTGAGCATCCAAATCTGGGTCAATACCAGCAAAAACATCATATATTGTTGACTAACTTTTTTGCTaacaattaattaaactaaaacttAAAGAAAAAGATTGAACACGAATTTTTACATTGTTCAGGTTGTGAATAaagcctagtccacgagttaccTGTATTAGGATTATAAGAACTTGCAAAGCTCAAGTTCTATTGGGTTGCAGGCAGCGTATAAGCTCACTTTTTAAATAAGAATTGAGATCCTTTCACTACAAAAAAGATTGCTTTTGCCGATGCGTTTTTGCGCCAGAAAAAATTAAATTTACGCCGGAAAAAGGTCCTCTGGACTTTGTCGACGTGTTTTTGAATGGACAAAGGCTAACTGTGAAAGTCGGTCATTAATAGGACTTTTGTCGGCGTAAAACGAACGGCGCGGACAAAAGTATCTTTTACCGACTCAAAGCTACGCTGGGAAaagtaatattttttaatataaaattaaaatatataataaaaatatttaaatattaaccCCTTTTGGGTGGGAGGAAAGAACCAATATACTATCGTAATCAACTATATTTAATCATTTAtcctattaaattaaattaaatacatTAACCCCATTATCCTGGGCGGATAGCGGGAATCGAACCCGCGTCTTCTCCTTGGCAAAGAGAAATTTTACCATTCAACTATATCCGCACTTGTTTTTGTTCGTGATACCCAAGTATGGATCATATTTTGGCAGAGCGAAGCCAAACACTctctatttattatttataaatattatatttgtaTGTACAACTTTAGTTTAGTACATTTTTTTATTCCATTTCAACGATttctataattaatatttctatacttaatataatgtattataatacataatgcatatttattacatatataaatataaattttgaatttgcaaaattttacaaaataaagacACAAATCAAATAAGTTTGACCCCTCCCgttaatttttagaatttttttcgtTATTTGCAATTTGGGAACTTCTAACTTATCTTATATTGTATTGTATTGAATTTGAACGTGTCTTATAACCTGAAAGAATTCGGGGAGGGGTCGTTTTTGGACCTAGAACAACCAGGTTCAAGAGATAAGAGAATTAAGGATACCTACGAGAAAGACTAATCCAATCCATAATGATGTACCGGAAAATACAACATTTTTATTACCCGACCAACCATCAGGATTAGCAAATACAACGGGTACACTAATCAGTAAGATTGATGAAGTAGCAATTAATGCAAAAACAGCTAATTGGAAAGCAATAGTCATGTTTCTAATCCTCCAATTTACCAATAAAAGAATTATATACCATTTGATCTCTTTATCAGCcaaaatttgtaaaaaaaaaatgcatcgAGGACACTTTTTTGACTTTACAAAAGGGAACGCTAGATCATGCATCTATATATACAGATAGCTAGATCTATAGATTCATAATCgatgtatttttataatatatatgtatttctataatatatataaatagtaatATTATCAACTTATATCGGTATGTCTTATTCagtggaaaaaaaataaaatagaaattatcTTTCGGAGAGATGGCCGAGTGGTTGATAGCTCCGGTCCAAGATTAGTGACTTTAGGAAGAAATTTTTTGCTGCAACCATTGCAGCGCTAGTTTATCATATATGGAGAGCTCGGAATGAAGTTTATTGGAATCAATGTATCCCAACAATTGAGATAATGGTGAGAAGAATTAAATGTGAAGTGAAAATTAGAATTACAAATACATGGAAAAAAGAACTTACACAGCAGGATAGGGATTGGGTGGAAATACTGTAATTAGATATACTATCTGGGTTGTTTCATTAGCCCTGCTTAGTTTGTAAATTTGAGATTGAAGTAATACACATTGAGCtgattgattaaaaaaaaaatatttaaatatttatgtaTGCATAAATATGCCGAATCTAAACGGAAAAGAAATTTTTGTTTACTTATTttgaaattcataaaaattgaaaaagtgGAGATGATATTATAAATTCCAAAGTAGAGCATGGTGATAAGTTGCAAGAAACATCTTTGAATTTAATGAATTCAACTAATCTTATTTTTCAATTTCTAGTAAAATTTCAGCGGGGAACATTAGCTGTCCAAGTGAAATATCACTAAAACGCTTGGCTAACAATCGTTTGCGAGCAAGAAGTTGTTGAGAAACTAGCTTCATTGTTGGTCGATACATTGGTTTGGCATTTAGGCATGCAAATCCCAGCGTAGTAATAAGAACAATATCACTCTCAACAATCCGATTTCTTGGCGGTGATGGGCGATGGTCTATTATTTCAGTCagcaacatattttgaattgacgATGATGAAGATGACAATGATGACAAAAATTCTCCAGGGTGCTTACCCATTAGCATTTCTAGTACCACTACACCAAAGCTATAAACGTCACATTTTTCCGTTATGGCCATGGTGTAGGCAAATTCTACATGTCATTCACAACAAGATGAAGTATCCTTGAGTTAAAGATTCGAATTTCTTTCAAAATCAATGATTTAATTTCACTTCAACACATGTAAGTGTAAAGAATATTAATTTGGCAAGGGAATGGAATGGAATGTAAAAAAAGTTACCTGGAGCAATATAGCCGTATGTACCAGCAATCATGGTTCGATTGGAAGTATCGGGATCAAGTAATCTTGCGGTTCCATAATCAGACACAAAAGCCTCAAATTCTGAGTTCAATAAGATGTTGGTGCTCGTTACATCACGATGAACAATTGGAGGAGTGCAATCATGATGCATGTAAGACAATGCATAAGATATGCCTTTGATGACATTAATTCTCTTACTCCAATCTAATTCCACAGCTTCTAAATCATCGCTTAGAACACAAAACAAGCTTCCTCTTTCCATATACTCGTAAATCAAAAACATGCTTCTTTTGTTCAAACAGAATCCATAGAGTCTTATGATATTTTTGTGACGAATTTTAGTCAACGTTTCTACCTCATTCTCAAAACTCTTTCTGAATGATACTTCTTCTGCCTCTGAACTGTGAAGCTTCTTCAAGGCAACTACTTTGCCACTAGGTAGTTGTGCTCTATATACACTACCGTAACCACCTGTTCCAACGCAATATCGAATGTCAAAATCTTCCGTTGCTTTTAGGATATCTTCAA
It includes:
- the LOC133825737 gene encoding probable leucine-rich repeat receptor-like protein kinase At1g35710, which produces MVFDLSYNNLYGSIPRELGSLKNLIALNFSYNYFSGPIPSTIALFSNLTHLHMSSNQINGSIPIDLRKLKNMVSLDLSYNSLQGQLPSSIFQLNRLTSLSFSYNKINGSIPPALGDLTNLVELDLSQNQLIGCIPLEIANLKNFTFLDLSSNNLSCPIPLTVALFSNLTHLHMSSNQINGSIPIDLGKLKNMVSLDLSYNSLQGQLPSSIFQLNRLTSLSFSHNKINGSIPPALGDLTNLVELDLSSNEFDGPLPLEIRKLRNLESLVLSQNQLIGCIPLEISNLKNLTFLDVSSNNLSCPIMPILTVLQSIEVLSLGSNRIYGSMDSNIVKLRKLTFLDLSHNNISGIIPSEFACLSILESLDLSYNSLKGPTGEEPVEGDIISFNHPLQCPKSTPPTPSPSLPPKSTPQVAIIICIVLAFFAFCLINLFLLADKCHFKTRQVQPTKGASKNGDILSVWNYDGKIAFEDILKATEDFDIRYCVGTGGYGSVYRAQLPSGKVVALKKLHSSEAEEVSFRKSFENEVETLTKIRHKNIIRLYGFCLNKRSMFLIYEYMERGSLFCVLSDDLEAVELDWSKRINVIKDIAYALSYMHHDCTPPIVHRDVKSTNILLNSEFEAFVSDYGTARLLDPDTSNRTMIAGTYGYIAPEFAYTMAITEKCDVYSFGVVVLETLMGKHPGEFLSSLSSSSSSIQNMLLTEIIDHRPSPPRNGIVESDIVLITTLGFACLNAKPMNRPTMKLVSQQLLARKRLLAKRFSDISLGQLMFPDEILLDIENKIS
- the LOC133824395 gene encoding MDIS1-interacting receptor like kinase 2-like, whose translation is MTNLEYLDLSYNSLKCPTGKELDLFSFYPPLHCPESTPEYTPQVAIIICVVLAFSVFCLIILLQLAHKCLFKTRQVQPTKRASKNGDILSVWNYDGKIAFEDILKATEDFDIRYCVGTGGYGSVYRAQLPSGKVVALKKLHSSEAEEVSFRKSFENEVETLTKIRHKNIIRLYGFCLNKRSMFLIYEYMERGSLFCVLSDDLEAVELDWSKRINVIKGISYALSYMHHDCTPPIVHRDVTSTNILLNSEFEAFVSDYGTARLLDPDTSNRTMIAGTYGYIAPEFAYTMAITEKCDVYSFGVVVLEMLMGKHPGEFLSSLSSSSSSIQNMLLTEIIDHRPSPPRNRIVESDIVLITTLGFACLNAKPMYRPTMKLVSQQLLARKRLLAKRFSDISLGQLMFPAEILLEIEK